One stretch of Sardina pilchardus chromosome 17, fSarPil1.1, whole genome shotgun sequence DNA includes these proteins:
- the pus7l gene encoding pseudouridylate synthase PUS7L, which yields MGENSEPVLPYSFVSNHEGFMGTIKNCTQDFVVTEIDINGQLVTKAKHGSLPGQLHKGSEKSHDPKRLRIEENTVSSLESGLEKATAIQCATDQGKDYNSELLQSECFDLSIILGPSVSEELELFTTALRLEGRAPVHDGDGDGSKTGDGHLSLGTFTDKTQRASVHRAVRHNYPFLKTVTNQAEILVKEDSDFKKLSGLVSEEECEDFFRFIDAKVSGSTFTFKPDASKEHRTCVHHFLSGRFGKLVETKSFTNQNGSAITVRLRERGRPNKKRPAADAEGEDTTYTGFTLHKENLETLEAISYMAAALGILPSHFTYAGIKDKRAVTHQSMVVKNVSPQQLEEKVSDFEPRGIRLSDIRAVSEPLHLGRLQGNHFDLVVRDLRPHRSHLHGDLEKLVTEAVANVKMRGFVNYYGPQRFGNAQSVQADRVGLALLKENMEAAIKLFFTPDDEDDLPNKAKRHFLNTGNAKESLALMPGYKVRECLLLRALHRYGAGPEGSAHAWLSLPHGMRVFYLHAYCSRVWNDAAAHRLRTLGAEPAQGDLVWAAAAGERDAGQATEAATPSTQIHVVTAAEVEEGVFSLEQVVLPMPGNTVQYPENLLGQWYRERLAQDGLGSCRFRVPALKLNVPGCYRPLLARAHNLTHTLCKHTLPIHTLLTHPREEGEEDTHVSADDDDGVDGRSEQTHTPSLSLTFDLDASCYATVFLREVMRCDL from the exons ATGGGGGAGAATTCGGAACCAGTGCTCCCCTATAGTTTCGTATCAAATCATGAAGGGTTCATGGGCACCATCAAAAACTGCACCCAAGATTTTGTCGTGACAGAAATCGACATCAACGGTCAGCTGGTGACCAAAGCCAAACATGGGTCACTACCAGGTCAGTTACACAAGGGTAGCGAAAAAAGCCACGATCCTAAACGACTTAGGATTGAAGAGAACACTGTATCCAGCCTCGAGTCAGGCTTGGAGAAAGCCACAGCCATCCAGTGTGCCACTGACCAAGGTAAAGATTACAACAGCGAGCTGCTTCAGTCAGAATGTTTTGACCTGAGTATAATCCTGGGGCCTTCTGTGTCTGAAGAGCTGGAGCTTTTCACTACTGCCTTGAGACTAGAAGGCAGAGCTCCTGttcatgatggtgatggtgatggtagtAAGACAGGAGATGGACATTTATCGCTGGGCACGTTCACTGACAAAACCCAGCGAGCCAGCGTCCACAGAGCTGTCCGCCACAACTATCCGTTTCTGAAGACCGTTACAAACCAGGCGGAGATCCTTGTGAAAGAAGACTCTGACTTCAAAAAGCTCTCCGGCCTTGTTTCTGAGGAAGAGTGTGAGGACTTTTTCAGGTTTATAGACGCTAAAGTCTCCGGGTCTACGTTCACATTCAAGCCAGACGCCAGTAAGGAGCATAGGACCTGTGTGCATCATTTCCTCTCTGGTCGATTTGGAAAGCTGGTTGAAACGAAGAGCTTCACCAACCAGAATGGCAGTGCGATCACGGTGAGGTTGAGAGAGCGAGGCAGACCAAACAAGAAGAGGCCAGCTGCTGATGCAGAAGGGGAAGACACCACATACACCG gctTCACTCTGCATAAGGAGAATCTGGAGACGCTGGAGGCCATCAGCTACATGGCTGCGGCTCTGGGCATCCTGCCCTCGCACTTCACCTACGCTGGCATCAAGGACAAGAGGGCCGTCACCCACCAGAGCATGGTGGTGAAGAACGTCTCGCCACAACA ACTGGAGGAGAAGGTGTCTGACTTTGAGCCGAGAGGAATCAGGCTGTCTGACATCCGTGCTGTGTCAGAGCCTCTTCACCTGGGCAGACTTCAGGGAAACCACTTTGACCTTGTCGTCCGGGACCTCCGGCCCCATCGTAGCCATCTCCATGGCGACCTGGAGAAGCTGGTGACCGAAGCCGTGGCGAATGTTAAG ATGCGAGGCTTTGTGAACTACTATGGACCACAGAGGTTCGGAAACGCACAGAGTGTTCAAGCTGACCGAGTTGGGCTTGCTCTGCTGAAGGAGAATATG gaagcAGCCATCAAGCTCTTTTTCACccctgatgatgaggatgacctGCCAAATAAAGCCAAACGTCATTTCCTTAACACAG GTAACGCCAAGGAGAGCCTGGCGCTGATGCCCGGCTACAAGGTCCGTGAGTGCCTGCTGCTGCGAGCCCTCCACCGCTACGGCGCCGGACCCGAGGGCAGTGCCCACGCCTGGCTCAGCCTGCCCCACGGCATGCGCGTGTTCTACCTCCACGCCTACTGCAGCCGCGTGTGGAACGACGCCGCCGCCCACAGGCTGCGCACGCTGGGGGCCGAGCCCGCGCAGGGAGACCTGGTCTGGGCAGCAGCGGCGGGGGAGAGGGACGCAGGGCAGGCCACGGAGGCTGCCACACCATCAACACAG ATCCATGTGGTGACTGCAGCCGAGGTGGAAGAGGGAGTGTTTTCACTTGAACAg GTGGTTCTGCCGATGCCAGGGAACACCGTTCAGTACCCGGAGAACCTTCTGGGCCAGTGGTACCGGGAGAGGCTGGCACAGGACGGCCTTGGCTCCTGCCGGTTCCGAGTTCCTGCGCTGAAGCTGAACGTGCCGGGCTGCTATCGCCCCCTGCTGGCGCGCGcccacaacctcacacacacactctgtaaacacacacttcccatacacacactcctcacacaccccagggaggagggggaggaggacacacacgTTAGTGctgatgatgacgatggtgTCGATGGGCGGTcggagcagacacacacgccgtctctgtctctgacgTTTGATCTGGACGCTTCCTGCTACGCCACCGTGTTCCTCAGGGAGGTGATGAGGTGTGATCTGTGA